The Chloroflexota bacterium DNA segment CCAGGAGCCATGTTGCCCAGGTTGCAGTTGAGGACGCCGCTGACGATGGAACAACCGGCTACTGGCGGGGTGATCGTCCAGTTGACGCTGGCGGGCAGGGTGTCGGAGACGGTGACGCCGTAGGCCGTGCCCGCGCCGCTGTTGGTGACGGTGAGGGTGAAACCGGCGGCATCCCCGGCGTTGATCGTGCCGTTGTCGGCAGTCTTCACGATCTCAACATCCGGGCAGTTGACAGTGATGGACGCGGCAGACTGGACAGCGGCGTTGTTGGTCGCCTGAACAGTAGCCGTGTTGAGATAAGTGCCGCAACTTTCAGCCGTCGTGGGGCTGGTGATTTGGACGCTGAAACCCGCGCCGGAGGCAAGCGAGGCGATGGAGCAGTTGAGGACGCCGGCAGTGATCGAGCAGGTTGGGGCGCCAGTGGTGTTGGCGATTGACCAACTCAGGCCCGCGCCTGTGGGAAGCGGATCGGAAAGAGTGACGTTGTTGGCGATGCCGCCGCCAGTGTTGTTGACGGTGATGGTGAAGCCAATGTTGTCACCGGCGTTCACCGGGGAAGCCGCCGCCTGTTTGGTGATCGTCAGGTTGGGCAGGGCCAGGGCCGTGAAGCATTCGGTGGTGGTGTTGGTGTGATTGATGGGTGAGTATTTCGCCAGTGTGTCGGGCGTGTATTCGGCGCGGAAGCAGTAAGCGCCGGGAGCCGCCGGGGTGAAGGCCGCCGATGCCGCCGAGTTGCTGGCGATGGCGACTGCGCCGCCGACTTGCGTGCCGCCGGTGGCGCAGGCCGTGGCTGAGACGAACGGCCCGCAAACGAAGAATTTCACCGTGCCAGTCACCGGGCCGTTGGTTCCAACCTGAGTGAAGGTGGCCGTGTCGGTCACTGGCTGGCCCACATTAATGGTAGAGGTGCTGACTTGCGTGGTGAGGCCGGGGATGGGCGGGACTGCGCCGGAGGCCAGTGAACGATCCTGGTTGCCGCCCGCGCCATCCAAACTAATGAGGCGCATGTGATAAGGTGAACCAGCGATAGCGCTGGCGCTGTTGCCGATGCCCCAGTTAATTTGCGAGCCGATGTGGCCGCCCCAGGCGATGACCGGAGTTGCACTGGTGGAAGTGAATGAGATTGTGATTCGGGTTTGGCTGTTGCCGGCGTAAGTGCCAGTTAAAGTGTAAGCCGAGGCTGAGGTGATGGTGCAGTTGAAGCAGGTGAAGTTGCCGGGGGCCTGGGTAATGTCGTCGCCGCCAGTGGGGCCGGCGGGTGCGTCGTCAACGCCATTCTGGCCTTTAGTAACGTTCGGATCGACTGGAATGGGGAAGGTGGCGGGCGACCCGCACCCGGCCACGCCCGAACATGGGAGGGCGGTGGTTTCGGTGCGGTCGAAGCTCGTGAGATAGTCAATGGCGTGTTTGCCAGTTTGGGTGGTATCCCATTCAATAACAAGCGTGTGAGTGCCGGAAGTGGCAATGTTGCTGAGCCTCATGCGATATGGCACCGAGTCGCTTTCCCTGTAATGAGCTTGGTTGCCGTTGAGGTTGCCGTTCTGCCAGGCGGCGCCGTTGCATAGAATGGGCGGATCGCCCACGCCGCCGTTGGCGCATTGATCGAGGTTGCCGGCGGGGTTGGGGACAACGATTCCATTATTCAAATTGAGGGTAACGGCCCCGCTACCGCTACAGTCATCGGTGTTGTACGCTCGAAGCGCCAGATCGTGGTTGCCGATCGTAGCAGGGCCAGCGATGGCGAACGTTTCAGTGAATGTGACAGTGGCCGCATGATCGGCGTGGTTGATACACGTTGTCGCTCCGCCATCGAGTTGCCAGCGCGTTGCCTTCCAATTGTTGTTGCCGCCGGTGCTATTCACCGTGACAGTGAGGGCTACAGTGATGGAAGCGTTAGGGCCAACAGTGATGGGCGGGGCGCTGCCGTTCAGCGTTGCACTCATGCTGGTGAAGCTGGCGTTGGCTGCGCCGGTTGTGGAGAGCACCAGCAAAGCAATGATCAAGATTGCGCCGACATTGACAGTGAGTTGCGACAATTTTTGCTTCATGTGTTCCTCCCGATGGAACAATTTTGAGGGGGGCGGCCCCGTTTAAAATAAAAAACCGCCCATAACAATATGGCCGGTTTCGCTACTGGCTCCCTGAGGGCTTTGCCAACCCAAACCCCCGGGCTGGTGAGCGACCAAACTAGGCCCTCAGATCATCACCTCCATTAGATTGCGTTAAGTTGTTAGCACCCACGGAGGGAGTCCATGCCAGCTACCTCTATTTGTTTTGAGGGCTAAGTCTTGGGCGTCCCTTAATCCAAACGATAGAATAGAACTTAGAACTAGTCATGTCAATCGCTAGTAATTAGTTATTGACGATTCGCTTACTAAAACTTTCTTATTGATGAAAACTGCCTGTTCGTGAACGCTCATTTGATACTAGAATCAAAAAGACTAATTTGGTCTGATTGGCTTCAATGAAATAGTATTTGTTCGACATTCGGTACATTGTCACTACCCCGTACAATACAGTTTGGTCGAGTATAATCTCGCCATGCCGCGTTCCGTTCAAGAAATGCTCCGGCGCTTCTGCCTTGCTCTCCTGCTCGCCGCTTGCTCCTCACCTGCTTACGCCAACGTCGCCCCGCCCACACCAACACCTGCTCCGGCCACTCACACCTCCGCGCCGACCGCTACTGCCTCACGCACAGCCGCCCGAACCGCCACTGCAACCGCTAGCGCGACCCTCACCCTCTCCAATTCGCCCACTCCGGTTTGTGTTGAACGCAAAGGCCTCGTCATCGCCGACCAGCTAGACTCGGGGACTCTCAACTATCCCATCGAACTGCAAATCTATCTGCCGCCCTGTTACAAGATTTATCAACGGGAATCGTACCCGGTGCTGTATTTGCTTCACGGGCAGGAGATGAACGAGAAAACGTGGGATGAGATCGGCGCCGGGGCAACCGCCGACTCGTTGATTAACAGTGGCGACACCTCGCCCCTCCTCGTCGTCATGCCTCGCGAGCGCAAGGATGATCGTTTTGGCGAGGCGCTGGTGAACGATGTTCTTCCGTATATTGATTCGCGCTACCGCACCGTAGCCGACCGCGACCACCGCGCACTGGGCGGCATGTCGCGCGGCGCGGGCTGGGCGCTACACATCGGCCTCCAACACCCCGATTTATTCGGCGCGTTGGGCCTGCACAGCCTTGCTATCTTTTACAGCGACGAGACCGAAGTAAGCCGCTGGCTCAACAAGATTCCGCCCGACCTTATGCCGCGCTTTTATATTGACATTGGCGACAACGACTCGCTTCTTGTCTCAGCCGACTGGCTTGACGGGGCGCTGACCCGGCGCGACATTGCCCACGACTACCACCTCAGCCCCGGCTCGCACACCCGCGCTTACTGGGCCGAGCACTTGCCCGATTACATGCGATGGTATACTGCGAACTGGTAAAAGGAGTTGTTTTTTGTGCGCACCGTTTTCATTGTTGACGATGATCGAGAAATGGCGCGAGCGGTGAAAATGTTATTTAAGTTGCTCGACTTTGAAGCCGAGACTTTCCCCAACGCCCGCGATTTTGCCCGCCGTTTGCTCGACGCCAGGTCTCTGCCCGACCTGCTCATGCTCGACCTCAACATTCCGCAAGTCTCCGGCCTTGACGTGCTGGAGTGGCTTCGCAAGACCGAACGCTTCAGGGACATTCCTACCATTGTCCTGTCGTCGGAGACTTACCCGCGCCTGGTGGATCACGTGACCAAAGCCGGAGCAAACGCTTATCTTTTCAAACCTGTCACCCTCGAAGAACTTGAAAAAGCAGTCAAAAAGGTCCTGCCCAAACTTCCCTAAGGAGAGTCTTCTTTTATGAAACAACCAACTTTTAGCGCCCGGCTTCGTTATGCATTCGACAATTACATGTCCAAAGGCACGATTGCCCTTATCGGCGGGCTGGCAGTAGCTTCAGCCATCATCATCCTCGTTATTTCCCTGCTCGTCTGGCTCACCAGAGCCGCCCCGGAATTCACCTTTATCGATCTTCTGCGAATGAGTCTGCTACGCACTTTGGACTCGGGCACGATGGGCGGCGATGAAGGCACTCCAGTCTTCTTCTTTTCTATGTTAGTCGTCACCTTTGGCGGCATCTTCGTCATTAGCGCCCTCATTGGCGTGATCAACAACGGCCTGGAAGACAAACTCGACGAACTCCGCAAAGGCCGCTCCACCGTCATCGAAAGCGGCCACACCGTCATCCTCGGCTGGTCGTCGCAAATCTTTCCCATCATCTCCGAACTCGTTCTGGCAAACGCCAACCAGAAGAATCCCTGCATCGTCATTTTGGGCGACAAAGACAAAGTGGAAATGGAAGACGAGATCAAGGATCGGATCGAGAAGGCGGGCCGCACGCGCATCGTCTGCCGTACCGGCAACCCCATTGACCTCAACGACCTGAGTATCGTCGGCCTGCAAACGTCCAAGTCCATCATCATCCTTGCGCCCGAAGACGACGACCCGGACTCGAGCGCGATCAAGACTCTGCTGGCCATCACCAACAGCCCCAACCGCCGGGCCGGGCAGTATCACATCGTGGCCGAGATTCAAAACCCGCGCAACATGGACGTGGCGAAGATGGTAGGCGGCGGCGAAGCCGAACTGGTGCTGGTTGGCGATCTCATCTCGCGCATCACCGTGCAGACCTGCCGCCAGTCGGGCCTCTCCGTCGTCTACACCGAATTGCTCGACTTCGGCGGCGACGAAATTTATTTCAAGGCCGAGCCGGGCCTCACCGGCAAAACGTTTGGCGAGGCTCTGCTGGCCTATGAAGACTCCGCCATCATCGGTTTGCGGCTCAAGGACGGCGACGTGCAACTCAACCCGCCGATGGATAGCGTCATCGCCGGGGGCGACCAGATCATCGCCATCTCCGAAGACGACGACACCATCCGCCTTTCCGGTTTGAAGGATGTTGGCCTCAACGCCGGCGCGATTCGTGAAGCCAAAAGCGGAGACGCCAAGCCCGAACGGACTCTCATTCTCGGTTGGAATTGGCGCGTGCCGACCGTCATCAACGAACTCGACAATTACGTCGCCGCCGGTTCAGCCGTCACCATCGTGGCCGACATCGAGGACGGGGAAGCCGAGATCACCCGCCAGTGCCCGGACATCTTCAACCAGAAAGTGGCCTTCCAGCGCGGCGACACCACCGACCGCCGCACTCTCGACGAACTGGATATTCCATCGTACAACCACGTCATCATCCTCTGCTCCGACCTGCTGGAGCAACAGCAGGCCGACGCGCACGCCCTCATCACCCTTTTGCATTTGCGCGACATCGGCGACCGCACTGGCAATACCTTCTCCGTCGTCAGCGAGATGCTCGACATTCGCAACCGCGCCCTGGCCGAAGTCGCCCGCCCCGACGACTTTATCGTCAGCGAGAAGTTGATCAGCCTGCTTCTCTCGCAAATTTCCGAAAACAAGGAACTCAACGCCGTCTTCACCGATCTGTTTGACCCGGAAGGCTCGGAGATTTATTTGAAGCCGGCGACGAACTACGTGGCCGCAGGCGAGGCGGTGAACTTTTACACGGTGGTGGAAGCCGCCCGCCGCCGGGGCGAGGTGGCTCTGGGTTACAAGCTGAAGGCCAACGCCAAGGATCCGGAAAAAGCCTACGGCGTCGTCGTCAACCCCAACAAATCCGAGAAGGTGACGTTTGCCGACGTTGACCGGGTGATCGTGCTGGCGGAGAACTAGAGAACGCTCAATGTTCGGGCGACAGTTCAACTGTCGCCCGAACGTTGTTACACGCTACCAAAAGCCTTCTTTGCGCGCCAGCCTTGCGGCGAGTACAATGATCTCCAAGACCCTTAGGGTCTGAATTGAAGTTGAAGGAAGCAAAATATGCCCACTGATTTCACCGGCCAGATGTTCGGTTCTTATAAACTCGTCGCCCAACTGGGGCGCGGCGGCATGGCCTCCGTCTATCGCGGTTATCAGGAGTCCATTGATCGCTCGGTAGCCGTCAAAATCCTGCCGCCCGAATTTCTGCACGACCCGAATTTCTCGCAACGCTTCCTGGCCGAGGCCCGCACCCTGGCCAAGCTCACGCATCCGTCCATTTTGCCGCTCTACGATTTTGGCACGGCCAACGACGTGCCTTACATCGTCATGCCGCTCATGGCCAAAGGCACCATGGCCGACCGCTTGCGCGCGCCCATGCCGCTGGCCGAAGTGGTGCGCCTCATCACGCCCATTGCCTCCGCGCTTGATTACGCTCACCAGCAGGGTGTGATCCATCGCGACATCAAGCCCAGCAACATTCTTTTCGATCAGCACGACACGCCCTTCCTCGGCGACTTCGGCATCTCCAAAGCCCTCGAAGCCTCGTCGAGTATGACCGGAACCGGCATCGTGGGCACGCCCGACTACATGAGTCCGGAGCAGGCGCGCGGCGAAGCCCTCGATGGCCGCTCGGACATTTATTCGCTGGGGGTGGTGGCCTACCAGGCCCTCACCGGCCACAACTTGTTCAAAGCCACCACACCGATCGGGGTGATGCTCAAACACGCCACCGAGCCGCCGCCGCCCATTCGCGAAAACCGGCCCGACATTCCCGACCCGGTTGAAGCCGTGATCCAAAGGGCGCTCGCCAAATATCCCATCGAGCGTTATCAAACCGCGACCGAGTTCGCCCAGGCCTTGGCCAAGGCCGCCTTTCCGCGCGCCGACTCGCCCACCTGGCCCGAACCCAAACCGGCAAACACTGCCGCTACCCTCATCGAACCGGCTCCGGTGAGCCGACCTCCCACCGGGCCGGGCGCACCCTTGCCGCCCGGCACTCAGGCCGGAATGCCGGTGGCGGCTACAGGCACAGTGACGGCTCCACCGGCGAAGAAAGGCGGGCTTGGCGGGATGCTCGTCGGCGGCAGTGTGGGAATCATTGTCGGCGTTGTTCTGGTGATTGCTTTGGTCGTATGTTCCTGCATTGGCCTGGTGGCCGTGTTTTCAAACGCGAGCACGCCGACTCCGCAACCCACGCCGACGTTTACGCCCACGCCCAGGCCGCAACCTACGGCCACCCCGGAGCCGACCGCGCCGCCAGTGCTTTTCTTCGACGACTTCGAGGATGAGAACAGCGGCTGGAGCACGTTCGAGAGTGAAAACGGCGCGGCAGTTTACGAGAGCGGCGACATGGCAATCAAGCTTTTTAAGACCGATTGGTTCGTCTGGTCAAATTCAAACCGTTCGCAGTTCTCAAACGTGTTCATCAATGTCACAGCCAACCTGGCCAGCGTCGGTCACGATACTTCGTTCGGGATCATGTGTGGCTTTCAGGACAACAGTGACTATTATTATATGGCGATTGATGCCGACGGTTACTACGCCATCATTCACTATACCAACAGCGAGGACACATTCCTGACGGGCGATGGCGGGTGGGCGCAGTCTGAGGCGATCCCGACCGGGGCGGCTTCGTACGAATTGGGCGCTACCTGCTCCAATGATTTGCTGGAGTTGTATGTGGACGGCCAGTTCATCGACTCGGCCAGCATCTCCGGCCTGCCGCAGAGCGACGTGGGCGTGTTCGGCTGGACGAACGAATCCAGCAATGACGAGATTCGCTTTGACGATTTCGCCGTTTACCAATTGCCGTAGTTCTCATCAGGCTTCTGAAGTTTTTTGAAGCGGAGCAAAGCGCTTCGGAAGCCTGGCCCGATGATGCCCCTCCTCACCCTGCCCGAAGCCGCCGCCCGGCGCGAGGCTTTGCGCGCCAGCGGCCAGAAGCTGGTGCTCACCAACGGCGTCTTCGACCTCTTGCATGTCGGCCACGTGGACTACCTGGAGCAAGCGCGGGCGCTGGGCGGCGCGCTGTTTGTGGGCGTTAACGGCGACGGCTCGGCCCGGCAACTTAAAGGTGAAGGGAGACCTTTTGTGCCAGCCGGGGAGCGAGCGCGACTCATCGCCTCGCTAGCCTGCGTGGACGCCGCCATTTTGTTTGACGAACTGACTGCCGACAACCTGCTTCTGGCCCTGCGCCCCGACGTTTACGCCAAAGGCGGCGACTACGCCGCAAAGCCCTTGCCCGAACGCGCCACCGCCGAATCCACCGGCGCAACCATCACTCTCCTGCCCCTCGTGCCCGATCATTCCACTTCTGCCTTGCTCGACCGAATCCGTAAAACGTAAGCTACAAAACGTAACCCTCACGTTTCACGTTTGACGTTTGCCTCTTGAACCACAAGCCAGCCGTTGCGCCCTCATCCGAACTTCCCGCCATCGCCCGTGCCGCGTCGGTGATCGCACTGGGCAACATCGCCAGCCGCGTGCTGGGTCTGGCTCGCGAGGTGGTCAAGGCGCGCCTTTTCGGCGCAACCGGCCAGGTGGACGCGCTCAACATCGCCCTGATCGTGCCGATTCAAATTTATGAACTGGTGACAGGCGGCATCGTCAACTCGGCGCTGGTGCCGGTGTTCAGCGAATACGCGGCGCCGGAACGCCGCGACGAGTTGTGGAAGCTGGCTTCGACGTTGCTCACCCTGGCGGCGGCCCTGCTCTCGATGCTAATGATCACCGTCACTTTCTTTGCGCCCGTCATCGCCCGCGTCATCAGCGGCGCGCCGGCAACCTCGCCGCTCACGCTTGAGACCTCACTGCTCCGCATCACGTTGCCTGCCGTCGTGTTCCTGAGTCTGTCGGGCATTGTCTCCGGCCTGCTTTATTCGCTCAAGCGCTTCACCACCCCGGCTTTTGTCGCCGCCGTGTTCAACGCTTCGATGGTAATCTTCGCGCTGGCCTTTGCGGCGAAGTGGGGCGTGCAGGCCATGGCCGCCGGGCTGTTCTTCGGCGCGATCCTGCAACTGCTGGTGCAACTTCCGGCCTTGCGCGATGCGCTGGCCTATCTCCGCCCGGCGCTTTACATCCGGCATCCCGGCCTGCGCCGAATCTTTGAGTTGTACGTGCCCATCATCATCGGCCTGATCATCACCCAAACATCCATTTACATCGGCCTCGGCCTGGCCTATCGCGCCGGCGAAGGCGGCGTGTCGTGGATGAACTACGCAACCCTCATCTATCAATTCCCGCTCGGCCTCGTCGCCACCGCCCTGTCGTTTGCCATCCTGCCCACCCTCTCCCGCCAAACCGTCAACGATGAATTCAAAGCCACGCTGGTTCAAGGCCTCAACCTCGTCATCCTTCTCATCGTCCCGGCCACGGTCGGCCTGTTTGTGCTGGCCCGGCCTATCGTGACTCTGTTGTACGAAGGCCGGAAGTTCACGCCCGACGACGCCCGGCAAACCGCTCTGGTTCTGCAGCTCTTTTTGCTCGGCCTGAGCTTTGCCGCCGTTGATCAGATGCTCATCTTCGCCTTCTATGCCCGCAAAGACACGTTCACGCCTTCGATGATCGGCGTGATCAGCGTCGTGGTTTATCTGGTTGCCGCCTTGATGCTGAACAAGCCGCTCGGCCTGTATAGCCTGATGATTGCCGACTCGCTCAAACAGGTGACTCACGCCCTGGTTACGGGACTCATGCTCTCGCGCCGCATCGGCGGCCTGGGCCGCACCACGTTGACGCCGACTCTGTTGAAATGCGCCCTGGCCTCGGCCCTCACCGGGGGAATGGCCGGGCTGGCCCTGTCCCTGTTGAGTCGCTTGCCCCTGGTCCCCAACCTTCTCACCCGCGCCGCCGAGGTTGCCATTCCGTCGGCCCTGGCCCTTGTCGTCTATGCCCTTCTCCTGGCCCGTCTGCGCGTTCCCGAATTTCAATTGTTGGTCACGTCTGTTGCAAATCGTCTAAGGTAAGGGCGAAGCATTCGGAGCGAGATCTTTGGCGAACTTCGAGTCTCGTCCAGAATGCTTCGCCCCTACAGTATAATTCTTGCATCATGACTAATCGCCCCTCATTGCCGCCCGACCTTTACACCGAAGACTACTTTCTGCACGCCTGCGAAGGCTTCGAGGAGTTTTCAGAGAGCCAGGGCGAGCGCCTCTCGCGCCGTCTGGCCGCCGCCTTTGCCGTGGCCGAGATCACGCCCGGCATGAAGGTGCTGGACGTGGGGTGCGGGCGCGGCGAGATTGTGCGCCACTGCGCCCGGC contains these protein-coding regions:
- a CDS encoding protein kinase, with translation MPTDFTGQMFGSYKLVAQLGRGGMASVYRGYQESIDRSVAVKILPPEFLHDPNFSQRFLAEARTLAKLTHPSILPLYDFGTANDVPYIVMPLMAKGTMADRLRAPMPLAEVVRLITPIASALDYAHQQGVIHRDIKPSNILFDQHDTPFLGDFGISKALEASSSMTGTGIVGTPDYMSPEQARGEALDGRSDIYSLGVVAYQALTGHNLFKATTPIGVMLKHATEPPPPIRENRPDIPDPVEAVIQRALAKYPIERYQTATEFAQALAKAAFPRADSPTWPEPKPANTAATLIEPAPVSRPPTGPGAPLPPGTQAGMPVAATGTVTAPPAKKGGLGGMLVGGSVGIIVGVVLVIALVVCSCIGLVAVFSNASTPTPQPTPTFTPTPRPQPTATPEPTAPPVLFFDDFEDENSGWSTFESENGAAVYESGDMAIKLFKTDWFVWSNSNRSQFSNVFINVTANLASVGHDTSFGIMCGFQDNSDYYYMAIDADGYYAIIHYTNSEDTFLTGDGGWAQSEAIPTGAASYELGATCSNDLLELYVDGQFIDSASISGLPQSDVGVFGWTNESSNDEIRFDDFAVYQLP
- a CDS encoding adenylyltransferase/cytidyltransferase family protein, encoding MMPLLTLPEAAARREALRASGQKLVLTNGVFDLLHVGHVDYLEQARALGGALFVGVNGDGSARQLKGEGRPFVPAGERARLIASLACVDAAILFDELTADNLLLALRPDVYAKGGDYAAKPLPERATAESTGATITLLPLVPDHSTSALLDRIRKT
- a CDS encoding response regulator: MRTVFIVDDDREMARAVKMLFKLLDFEAETFPNARDFARRLLDARSLPDLLMLDLNIPQVSGLDVLEWLRKTERFRDIPTIVLSSETYPRLVDHVTKAGANAYLFKPVTLEELEKAVKKVLPKLP
- a CDS encoding potassium transporter TrkA; translated protein: MKQPTFSARLRYAFDNYMSKGTIALIGGLAVASAIIILVISLLVWLTRAAPEFTFIDLLRMSLLRTLDSGTMGGDEGTPVFFFSMLVVTFGGIFVISALIGVINNGLEDKLDELRKGRSTVIESGHTVILGWSSQIFPIISELVLANANQKNPCIVILGDKDKVEMEDEIKDRIEKAGRTRIVCRTGNPIDLNDLSIVGLQTSKSIIILAPEDDDPDSSAIKTLLAITNSPNRRAGQYHIVAEIQNPRNMDVAKMVGGGEAELVLVGDLISRITVQTCRQSGLSVVYTELLDFGGDEIYFKAEPGLTGKTFGEALLAYEDSAIIGLRLKDGDVQLNPPMDSVIAGGDQIIAISEDDDTIRLSGLKDVGLNAGAIREAKSGDAKPERTLILGWNWRVPTVINELDNYVAAGSAVTIVADIEDGEAEITRQCPDIFNQKVAFQRGDTTDRRTLDELDIPSYNHVIILCSDLLEQQQADAHALITLLHLRDIGDRTGNTFSVVSEMLDIRNRALAEVARPDDFIVSEKLISLLLSQISENKELNAVFTDLFDPEGSEIYLKPATNYVAAGEAVNFYTVVEAARRRGEVALGYKLKANAKDPEKAYGVVVNPNKSEKVTFADVDRVIVLAEN
- the murJ gene encoding murein biosynthesis integral membrane protein MurJ: MNHKPAVAPSSELPAIARAASVIALGNIASRVLGLAREVVKARLFGATGQVDALNIALIVPIQIYELVTGGIVNSALVPVFSEYAAPERRDELWKLASTLLTLAAALLSMLMITVTFFAPVIARVISGAPATSPLTLETSLLRITLPAVVFLSLSGIVSGLLYSLKRFTTPAFVAAVFNASMVIFALAFAAKWGVQAMAAGLFFGAILQLLVQLPALRDALAYLRPALYIRHPGLRRIFELYVPIIIGLIITQTSIYIGLGLAYRAGEGGVSWMNYATLIYQFPLGLVATALSFAILPTLSRQTVNDEFKATLVQGLNLVILLIVPATVGLFVLARPIVTLLYEGRKFTPDDARQTALVLQLFLLGLSFAAVDQMLIFAFYARKDTFTPSMIGVISVVVYLVAALMLNKPLGLYSLMIADSLKQVTHALVTGLMLSRRIGGLGRTTLTPTLLKCALASALTGGMAGLALSLLSRLPLVPNLLTRAAEVAIPSALALVVYALLLARLRVPEFQLLVTSVANRLR